ATGAAATTACTTTCACTTTTTAGTTTTGATAAAAAATTTATTAAAAATTTACTTATTTTATCTCTACCTCTTATAGGTCAAAATCTTATTACTTCCTCTCTAAATTTTTTAGATAATATTATGATTGGACATTTGGGAGAAACTTCCATTGCTGCTGTAGGACTTGCTAACCAATATTATCTGATGTTTTTCTTAACAACTTCTGCTGTTTGCGTCGGAGGAAGTGTACTTATATCTCAATTTTGGGGAAAGAAAGAGATATTTAATATAAAAAAATTTGCTGGAATTGGACTTATACTATCACTTTTATCATCAGTTTTTTTTACAAGTATCGCCCTTATTTTTCCAGAATTTATAATTGGGTTATTTGATAAAAATAAAGATGTTATATCAACTGGTTCTGCTTATTTAAGAGCTGTTGCACCTAGTTATATTTTTACTTGCCTATCTTTTAATTTCTGTGCTACTTTAAGAAGTACAGGTCAAACTTCTATTCCAATGAAAGGAAGTTTAATCGGATTTTTATTTAATGGTGTCCTTAACTATATTTTTATTTTTGGAAAATTTGGAATTGAGCCACTTGGAGTTGTTGGAGCTGCCCTTGGTACAACTTTTGCAAGACTTATAGAATTTTTATATCTAACATATATGGTTTATTTTAAAAATAATATTGTTAAAGCTAGTTTCCAAGAACTATTTGATTTTGATAAATATGATGTAAAACTTTTTATAAAAACTGCTCTCCCTGTAGTTGTAAACGATTTTATTTGGGTATCTGGAACTACTGCTTATTCAAAAGCTTATGCTGTACTTGGAACTGATGCTATAACTACTATGCAAGTTGCAAATATTACAAATAATCTTTTCTATATTTTTGGTGTAGGACTTGGAGTTGCAAGCTCTATTGTAATTGGAAATAGTATTGGTGAGGGAGATTCTATTGAGTCTGTCTATGAAAAAGGATTGAAAATGGGTTCTTTCTCTTTCTTAGTTGGTGTCGTTATGGGAGTTTTATTTTTCTTCACTGCTCCTTTTACAAATGTTTATTTTAATGTTTCACCAAGTATCAAACAAGATATTTTATCAGTTTTAAGAATTATGGCTTTTGTATTACCGTTTAAGTTTTTAGGAATGAGCTATATAATTGGAGCTTTCAGAGGTGGAGGAGATGTTTTATATGCCACTGTAACTGAGTTTATCGCTATGTGGTTTATTGCTATTCCAATGGGATTTGTATCAATATTTTTATTTGATGTAAATATTTCGATACTATATATTTTAATCTGTCTTGAAGAATTTGGAAAAATAATCATCGCTTATCCTAGATTTCTTTCTAGAAAATGGATAAAAGCTCTGGTTTAATCAGAATATAAAAAGAGATTGTTGCATTCTTTATTAAAAAGAATATAGATTAAAAATTACGGAAATTATGGAGAAAAATTAGATTTATAAAGCGACATTGAATGCTAAAAATCACAACTGTTTGAGCGTAGCGAGTTTTGTGATTTTAGTGAGATGAGCTTTAAATAAATCAATTTTTCGTAATCTGCAGTAATTTTTAATCTTATATTTCTTAAATTTGCAACAACCTCTTTATTTTTTATCTTAAATTTTTAACTAGTTTCTTCTCTTTGAAAAAATTCTTAGTAAGTATAAGAAAATGTTAATAAAATCTAAATATAATTCCAATGCACCAATTATACCTAACTTTTCAACCATTTCTGGATCTCCATCAGAAATTCTATAAGCAAGTTGTTTTATTTTATTAACATCATACACTGTTAAGGCAGAAAATACAACCACTCCACCTATTGAAACTATCCAATATAGCATTGGAGCTTTCAAGAAAATATTAAGAACACTTACTATCAAAAGAGTTAAAAGACTTGTTTTTAAATATCCACCATAATTGCTTAAATCCTCTTTTGTAGTATACCCATAGATTGCTAATAATCCAAACATAACTATTGTTATAGCTAAAGTATATCCTATCAAGAATATATCCCCGACAGCTAATCCTATCATCGAAAATACCAATCCATTTAAAATTGAATATACAAAAAATAAAATTTTTGCCGACATTGGAGATATTTTTTCAATTCGAGCTGATAACACCATCACAAGTATCACTTCAGCTATAAGTATAGCGTAGTATCCTCTTATAACAAAATTTATCAGATTATTATTAAAAAATATCATATACACAGGCACTAAAAAAGTAACTAATAA
The nucleotide sequence above comes from Fusobacterium perfoetens. Encoded proteins:
- a CDS encoding MATE family efflux transporter, with the protein product MKLLSLFSFDKKFIKNLLILSLPLIGQNLITSSLNFLDNIMIGHLGETSIAAVGLANQYYLMFFLTTSAVCVGGSVLISQFWGKKEIFNIKKFAGIGLILSLLSSVFFTSIALIFPEFIIGLFDKNKDVISTGSAYLRAVAPSYIFTCLSFNFCATLRSTGQTSIPMKGSLIGFLFNGVLNYIFIFGKFGIEPLGVVGAALGTTFARLIEFLYLTYMVYFKNNIVKASFQELFDFDKYDVKLFIKTALPVVVNDFIWVSGTTAYSKAYAVLGTDAITTMQVANITNNLFYIFGVGLGVASSIVIGNSIGEGDSIESVYEKGLKMGSFSFLVGVVMGVLFFFTAPFTNVYFNVSPSIKQDILSVLRIMAFVLPFKFLGMSYIIGAFRGGGDVLYATVTEFIAMWFIAIPMGFVSIFLFDVNISILYILICLEEFGKIIIAYPRFLSRKWIKALV
- a CDS encoding Bax inhibitor-1/YccA family protein — encoded protein: MENEQRYFEMTASSNKLLRSSFLYMILGLLVTFLVPVYMIFFNNNLINFVIRGYYAILIAEVILVMVLSARIEKISPMSAKILFFVYSILNGLVFSMIGLAVGDIFLIGYTLAITIVMFGLLAIYGYTTKEDLSNYGGYLKTSLLTLLIVSVLNIFLKAPMLYWIVSIGGVVVFSALTVYDVNKIKQLAYRISDGDPEMVEKLGIIGALELYLDFINIFLYLLRIFSKRRN